The region CTGCATCAAAACGAGTTAATATACATACTAAAAAAGGAATCGTTAAAGGTGTTTTTGGATGGCCGGCCATTCACACTCGGGAAAAGGACAGCGAGCAATCTCCAAAAATCGATAATATATGTATAGATGTTGGTTGCACTAGCAAAGATGAAGTTGAAGAATTGGGCGTACACGTAGGTTGTGTAATTACCTATCCAGATGAATTCTTTATTCTTAATGAAAATAAATTCGTTTGCCGTGCCCTCGATAACCGCATGGGCGGATTTATGATCGCGCAGGTTGCAAAATTACTAAAAGAGAACGGCAAAAAGTTACCGTTTGGATTATACATCACCAACTCGGTTCAGGAGGAAATTGGACTTAGAGGAGCTGAAATGATCACACACCGAATTAAACCGAATGTTGCTATTGTGACCGATGTAACCCACGATACCAACACACCAATGATCAATAAAAAGAAAACCGGCGACACTAAAATTGGTCACGGCCCTGTAATTGCCCACGCTCCTGCTGTTCAAAATAAATTAAGGGAGTTATTAATTGAAACGGCCCAGGAAAAAGAAATTCCTTTTCAGCGTATGGCCAATTCCAGGTTTACCGGTACCGATACCGATGCTTTTGCTTATAGTAACGGCGGTGTTCCTTCGGCTTTAATTTCGCTTCCGCTTCGTTATATGCATACCACGGTAGAAATGGTTCATAAAACCGATGTAGAAAATGTGATTAAATTAATTTATGAAAGCATTTTAAACATAAAAGATGGAGATAGTTTTAGTTATTTTGACTAAATAATTACTCTTATTTATATGGTATAAAGCCCTTTTCTGGAGAAATCCCGGAAAGGGCTTTGTCATTTAATTATATATACTTTCACAATTCTTTATTATAGCACGGCCTTTTTTCCGATTATATTTAGTGAAAAAGAAAAATGACGATTTCTCCTGAAGAAATAAATAATTTTATTTCAGACCCATACCAGGCGATAGATTTTGCCAACCTAATTTATGTTTCTGAAGAACACCTTTCTATTAGCCGAAAAAAAGTAGGTCGGGGATTTTCCTATATATATAAAGGAGAACGCTTAAAAGATGAAAAAGCAATAGAAAGAATAAAAAGTTTGGTGATACCACCGGCCTGGCAGGAGGTTAAGATCACACATTTAAAAAATGGCCATTTGCAGGTAGTGGGACGGGATGAAAAGAACCGGAAGCAATATCTCTACCACCCTACCTGGAGCAAACTAAGAAATGAAACCAAATTCTTTAAAATGGCAGCTTTTGGAGAAAACCTGCCAAAAATAAGGAAGCAAGTAGATAAAGACCTGGATTTACCCGAAATGAGCCGAAGAAAAGTGTTGGCTCTAATCTTACGCCTTATGGAAGAAACCCATATTAGGATCGGAAATCATTATTACGCCAGGAAAAATAAAACCTACGGACTCTCCACTTTTAGAACCCGGCACGTAAAAACTTATAAAAATAGCATAAAATTTGAGTTTATAGGCAAAAAGGGCAAAGAACACGCGGTTTCGGTTAAAAATAAAAAACTAATAAAACTTGTAAACCAGTGTGAGGAAATTCCGGGTTGGGAACTTTTCAAATTCTACGATGAGAAGGGCGATAAACAAACTATAGACAGCGGGATGATTAATGACTACATTCACGAAATTAGCGGCGACCTGTTTTCAGCTAAAGATTTTAGAACCTGGAGTGCAACCAAAATATTTTTTGAAACCCTGCGCGAGCTAGGTTATACCGAAGAAGAAAAGCAGAATAAAAAGAACCTGATTCAGGCTTTTGATGCTTCGGCAGAAGGTTTGGGAAATACCCGTGCCGTTTGTAGAAGTTATTATGTGCACCCAAAGATTATAAATTCCTATGAAACCGGAGACATTGTGCCTTATTTTGATAAAATTAAATCTGAAGAAAAGCAAGACTATATTTCCCTGTCTGAAACCGAAAAAGTAATTCTCAATATGATCAAAGATTACGAAGTGAATATTTAAAATTCAAAGAAAAAGAGCTATTCATTTTTCTTTAAATTAGCGGTATGAAGAACACGATTGCTTCCCGAATAGCCGATTTCCTTAAAAACTATCCGCCTTTTAATCTTTTAAAAAAGGAAGATTTATTAATGATATCAACTCAGGT is a window of Salegentibacter salegens DNA encoding:
- a CDS encoding DNA topoisomerase IB, with the protein product MTISPEEINNFISDPYQAIDFANLIYVSEEHLSISRKKVGRGFSYIYKGERLKDEKAIERIKSLVIPPAWQEVKITHLKNGHLQVVGRDEKNRKQYLYHPTWSKLRNETKFFKMAAFGENLPKIRKQVDKDLDLPEMSRRKVLALILRLMEETHIRIGNHYYARKNKTYGLSTFRTRHVKTYKNSIKFEFIGKKGKEHAVSVKNKKLIKLVNQCEEIPGWELFKFYDEKGDKQTIDSGMINDYIHEISGDLFSAKDFRTWSATKIFFETLRELGYTEEEKQNKKNLIQAFDASAEGLGNTRAVCRSYYVHPKIINSYETGDIVPYFDKIKSEEKQDYISLSETEKVILNMIKDYEVNI
- a CDS encoding M42 family metallopeptidase, whose amino-acid sequence is MSKDSILDKESIDFLEKYLNNAAPTGYESEGQKLWMEYLKPYVDEFFTDSYGTAVGVINPEAEYKVVIEGHADEISWYVNYITDEGFIYVVRNGGSDHQIAASKRVNIHTKKGIVKGVFGWPAIHTREKDSEQSPKIDNICIDVGCTSKDEVEELGVHVGCVITYPDEFFILNENKFVCRALDNRMGGFMIAQVAKLLKENGKKLPFGLYITNSVQEEIGLRGAEMITHRIKPNVAIVTDVTHDTNTPMINKKKTGDTKIGHGPVIAHAPAVQNKLRELLIETAQEKEIPFQRMANSRFTGTDTDAFAYSNGGVPSALISLPLRYMHTTVEMVHKTDVENVIKLIYESILNIKDGDSFSYFD